The following is a genomic window from Lysinibacillus sp. G4S2.
TTAGTGCCATTGATTATCGGTGGGGCAATCGGCTTTGATTCAACACAAATGACGTATTTAGTAGCGATTGACATTATGATGTGTGGGATCGCAACACTTTTACAAGTTTATTCGGGTAAATTTATCGGTATTGGTTTGCCAGTAGTACTAGGCTGTACATTTACAGCAGTAAGTCCAATTATTGCAATCGGTACAAATCCTGAGCAAGGTATTACAGATATTTATGGTTCTATTATTGCATCAGGTATAATCATTATGATTATTGCAGGCTTCTTCGGAAAGCTAGTAAAATTCTTCCCACCTGTTGTGACAGGTTCGGTCGTGTCGATTATCGGTATCTCTTTATTACCAGTAGCTTTAAACAATATGGCGGGTGGACCAGATGCAAAAGATTTTGCATCAGGCTCGAATGTAGCTTTAGCGTTTATTACACTCGTTATTATTTTAGTAGTTTATCGTTTCTCTACAGGTTTCGTCCGCGCAATCTCTATTTTAATCGGTTTAGTTGTTGGGACAATCTTAGGTGCATTCATGGGTAAAGTTGACTTTAGCCCAGTTTCAGAAGCTGATGCATTGCACATGGTTCAGCCATTCTATTTCGGCATGCCAACATTTGATGCTACTGCAATTATTACAATGACCCTTGTAGGAATGGTTTCTTTAGTGGAATCAACAGGAGTCTATTTTGCGCTAAGTGATATTTGTAATAAAAAATTAGAATCAAAAGAATTAGCTCGTGGGTATCGTTCAGAAGGTCTTGCTTCTGTAATCGGCGGGATTTTCAATGCCTTCCCATATACAACATTCTCACAAAACGTAGGACTTACGCGTATGTCAGGCGTCAAAGATCGTAAAGTCATTTACATCACAGGTGGATTACTAGTAGCACTTGGCTTCCTACCAAAAATCGCAGCATTAACAACAATCATTCCAATACCAGTACTTGGTGCGGCAATGCTAGCGATGTTCGGTATGGTTATTACACAAGGTATGGGTATGCTAGTACCTGTTATGAATGAATCAGCAGAAAATGCCATGATTGCTGCAATTGCAGTCAGCCTAGGTGTCGGCGTATCGGTTGTTCCGGGCATTTTCGAATCGCTACCAGAAAGCGTTTCTCTTCTAACATCTAACGGTATCGTCTGTGGTTCTGTCACAGCAATTATTCTTAATATTTTATTCAACATGATTGGGCCAAAGCATAAGGAAGACCCGATGCATGGAGAAGTTTAAAGGAATAAATTAAATAACATTCATATTTGATGAAAAGAACGTTGTCACCTACTTTTATCTATTGATTTAGATTTGAGGAGGTGGCATTTTTTTATGCGGAAAAAGGGGTACCTATTGAGGAATGATACAAATGATGATACTGAATCACTTACTCTCTCAGCAGGCTTATGACTACTCAAAAGTAAATGAAAAGAAAGGGACGTTATTAACTAAGGATGAAATGCAAAGGTTATTTTAAATACCTGATCAAAAATATTATCCTCAGTAGCGTGATTTTGTGTTGTTTCATGTACTCTACGATAGTTCGTTGCGAATTTCCGAAGCGATCAATCTTGATGTAATGGATATAGACTTACGATGAAACAGATCATTCTTCTAGCAGAGAAGGCGAAGGACAAAAGATATAGGACTTAATAAAGACTGATATAATAAATAGATTGCCGTGTATAAAAATTTAAGGGAGGGATGTATAATGGAAAACCTTGAAGATCTTTTGCCAAGACATAAATTTGATAATGATAGAGTAGCGATGATTAAAAAAATGGATAGAGATAAAATATTGCCTTTACTGCCTAACCTCCTCGAATGGATTCAAGATATGAATTGGCCAGTGGCACCAAGCGTATTAGAATTACTTTTAACTTTTCCAGAAGATATTGTCCCACATGTGCAAGGTGTTTTATCTTCAAATGATGATAGCTGGAAGTGGTTTATTTTAAAATTTTTAGTTATTGAATTGCCGGTGGAGTCAAGAG
Proteins encoded in this region:
- a CDS encoding nucleobase:cation symporter-2 family protein, which gives rise to MKEVKSTALAIQHLLAMYAGAILVPLIIGGAIGFDSTQMTYLVAIDIMMCGIATLLQVYSGKFIGIGLPVVLGCTFTAVSPIIAIGTNPEQGITDIYGSIIASGIIIMIIAGFFGKLVKFFPPVVTGSVVSIIGISLLPVALNNMAGGPDAKDFASGSNVALAFITLVIILVVYRFSTGFVRAISILIGLVVGTILGAFMGKVDFSPVSEADALHMVQPFYFGMPTFDATAIITMTLVGMVSLVESTGVYFALSDICNKKLESKELARGYRSEGLASVIGGIFNAFPYTTFSQNVGLTRMSGVKDRKVIYITGGLLVALGFLPKIAALTTIIPIPVLGAAMLAMFGMVITQGMGMLVPVMNESAENAMIAAIAVSLGVGVSVVPGIFESLPESVSLLTSNGIVCGSVTAIILNILFNMIGPKHKEDPMHGEV
- a CDS encoding DUF5071 domain-containing protein, translating into MENLEDLLPRHKFDNDRVAMIKKMDRDKILPLLPNLLEWIQDMNWPVAPSVLELLLTFPEDIVPHVQGVLSSNDDSWKWFILKFLVIELPVESRVQFREYLTRVAETPTHNELAEELDEIAKEILETI